A single Symbiobacterium thermophilum IAM 14863 DNA region contains:
- a CDS encoding MerR family transcriptional regulator, translating into MNRRGWKIGELARRVGITVRTLHHYDHIGLLSPSSSTEAGHRVYSDADVRRLLSIISLKRLGFSLREIKVLLSDAAEDPRAMLQVQLARLDEQIAALTEVRAHVQRLHDHLEVGGSVAIEELMAVAHALTLTGSPHFRRDEVEQVRQKYLGLDPAVRRELFETGRRLVAEFRRYFDAGIAPDAPAVTALARRWKEVTGALLPAGEPLTQAAEQYYRDNPDAGLLYGMDVDLYRYIKQAASRV; encoded by the coding sequence TTGAACCGGCGTGGCTGGAAGATCGGTGAGCTGGCCCGGCGGGTCGGCATCACGGTGCGGACTCTCCACCACTACGATCACATCGGCCTGCTGTCGCCTTCCTCCAGTACCGAGGCGGGACACCGGGTCTACTCGGACGCCGACGTGCGCAGGCTGCTTTCCATCATCTCGCTGAAGCGGCTGGGGTTCTCGCTGCGCGAGATCAAGGTGCTGCTCAGCGATGCCGCCGAGGATCCCCGGGCGATGCTGCAGGTCCAGCTGGCCCGGCTGGACGAGCAGATCGCGGCGCTGACGGAGGTGCGCGCGCACGTGCAGCGCCTGCACGATCACCTGGAGGTCGGCGGGTCGGTGGCCATCGAGGAGCTGATGGCCGTGGCCCATGCGCTGACGCTGACCGGGAGCCCGCATTTCCGCCGGGATGAGGTCGAACAGGTGCGTCAGAAGTACCTGGGATTGGATCCCGCGGTCCGGCGGGAGCTGTTCGAGACCGGCCGGCGGCTGGTGGCCGAGTTCCGCCGGTACTTCGACGCGGGGATCGCTCCTGACGCCCCCGCTGTCACCGCCCTGGCGCGGCGCTGGAAGGAGGTCACCGGCGCGCTCCTGCCCGCCGGTGAACCGCTGACGCAGGCCGCCGAGCAGTATTATCGGGACAACCCTGACGCCGGGCTGCTCTACGGCATGGACGTCGACTTGTACCGCTACATCAAGCAGGCGGCTTCGCGCGTGTAA
- a CDS encoding Hsp33 family molecular chaperone HslO, whose product MENYIIKSLGFHRNVRILFAETTGIARAVCRQGQVDGAALRKALATTVTAAGLLCGTLKDRQRLTLKVGTSRPGCRIFAEVDADGNVRGYLSDEWRSVPAEEAAGAPLQRLIGDRGQLQVIRDLGMYRGFSGITDMPYGNIVDDLAHYFRQSEQTTTRFVVHVALAEGGEVAACRGAMAQLLPGADHALLGEIEQVLCDPRMADPGNPVTAWPKLLPGDAAVLGMAPLRASCGCSREMFLPMLRSLSPADLREAVATNRSLEVVCHACGCRYSFSPDEMAAWVPER is encoded by the coding sequence ATGGAGAACTATATCATCAAATCCTTGGGCTTCCATCGAAATGTCCGAATCCTGTTCGCGGAGACCACCGGGATCGCCCGGGCGGTCTGCCGGCAGGGCCAGGTGGACGGAGCCGCGCTGCGCAAGGCTCTGGCCACCACGGTAACGGCGGCCGGACTGCTCTGCGGCACGCTGAAGGACCGGCAGCGGCTGACCCTGAAGGTCGGAACCAGCCGGCCGGGCTGCCGGATCTTCGCCGAGGTCGACGCCGACGGGAACGTCCGCGGATACCTCAGCGACGAATGGCGCTCGGTGCCGGCCGAGGAGGCGGCCGGTGCGCCGCTGCAGCGGCTGATCGGCGACCGCGGGCAACTCCAGGTGATCAGGGACCTGGGCATGTACCGGGGGTTCAGCGGGATCACCGACATGCCGTACGGGAACATCGTGGATGACCTCGCCCACTACTTCCGGCAGAGCGAGCAGACGACGACGCGGTTTGTGGTGCATGTGGCACTGGCCGAAGGCGGCGAGGTCGCGGCCTGCCGCGGGGCGATGGCGCAACTGCTGCCGGGAGCGGACCATGCGTTGCTCGGGGAGATCGAGCAGGTGCTGTGTGACCCGCGAATGGCGGACCCGGGAAACCCGGTGACGGCGTGGCCGAAGCTTCTGCCCGGCGACGCGGCGGTGCTGGGCATGGCCCCCCTCCGCGCATCCTGCGGCTGCTCCCGAGAGATGTTCCTCCCCATGCTGCGCAGCCTCAGCCCGGCCGACCTGCGGGAAGCAGTCGCGACCAACCGCAGCCTCGAAGTCGTCTGCCATGCCTGCGGCTGTCGGTACTCGTTCTCCCCCGATGAGATGGCCGCGTGGGTTCCCGAGCGCTGA
- a CDS encoding ATP-binding protein, whose amino-acid sequence MDDSVWPQPDSLVLYQDLFAGGPGAAMAAFLRALPQGGEAARGAYLDLVRALYRAGDLPGPTGDAWQDYVIHGVLCADNAFTRAAAAGTVSGPLRDAAAWDLMHLQRCFRLSRLRTRALLGGGVADEQLPTWAGRPEADGAGPFASPAFRSMAHRLARAEAWAELVDDLAAFHRAQGFGPVARTWFLAWDGATLLPVEEPDLVDLDDLAGLEEQKAAIRENTEAFLRGGVGQNLLLYGPRGTGKSSLVRALALRYGEAGLRLVEVSRDRLGSLGDLYRTVRRYPQRFVLFLDDLTFEADDAGYRAFKSLLEGALARRPPNLVLYVTTNRRHMVPERWSDRNGPEEAEVHGQDALEERLSLADRFGRTILFLRPDQEEYLRIVEHLAARRGLPVGREELREAARRWALWQNGLSGRTARHFVDELEARLRA is encoded by the coding sequence ATGGATGACTCGGTGTGGCCGCAGCCGGACTCCCTGGTGCTGTACCAGGACCTGTTCGCCGGCGGCCCCGGCGCGGCGATGGCGGCCTTCCTGCGGGCGCTGCCCCAAGGGGGTGAGGCCGCACGGGGGGCCTATCTGGATCTGGTGCGGGCGCTGTACCGGGCGGGCGACCTGCCGGGGCCGACCGGCGACGCCTGGCAGGATTACGTGATCCACGGCGTCCTGTGTGCCGACAACGCCTTCACCCGGGCTGCCGCGGCCGGAACCGTCAGCGGACCGCTCCGGGACGCGGCTGCGTGGGACCTGATGCACCTGCAGCGGTGTTTTCGGCTCTCCCGACTTCGGACTCGGGCGCTTCTGGGGGGCGGCGTGGCGGACGAACAGCTGCCCACCTGGGCAGGCCGGCCCGAGGCGGATGGGGCCGGACCGTTCGCCTCTCCCGCCTTCCGGTCCATGGCGCACAGGCTGGCCCGCGCGGAGGCGTGGGCGGAGCTGGTGGACGATCTGGCGGCCTTCCACCGCGCACAGGGATTCGGCCCGGTGGCCCGCACCTGGTTCCTGGCGTGGGATGGCGCCACCCTGCTGCCCGTGGAGGAGCCCGACCTGGTGGACCTGGACGACCTGGCCGGTCTGGAGGAGCAGAAGGCGGCCATCCGGGAGAACACGGAGGCCTTCCTGCGGGGGGGCGTCGGCCAGAATCTGCTGCTCTACGGGCCGCGGGGAACGGGGAAGTCGTCGCTGGTGCGCGCGCTGGCGCTGCGGTACGGGGAAGCCGGACTCCGCCTGGTGGAGGTGAGCCGGGACAGGCTCGGCAGCCTGGGCGACCTGTACCGCACCGTGCGCCGGTATCCGCAGCGGTTTGTGCTCTTCCTGGACGACCTCACGTTCGAGGCCGACGACGCCGGTTACCGGGCGTTCAAATCGCTGCTGGAGGGCGCACTGGCGCGGCGCCCGCCCAACCTGGTGCTGTACGTGACGACCAATCGCCGCCATATGGTGCCCGAGCGCTGGTCCGACCGGAACGGCCCGGAGGAGGCGGAGGTGCACGGCCAGGATGCCCTGGAGGAGCGTCTGTCGCTGGCCGACCGGTTCGGGCGGACCATCCTGTTCCTGCGCCCGGACCAGGAGGAGTACTTGCGGATCGTCGAGCATCTGGCCGCCCGCAGGGGCCTGCCCGTCGGGCGGGAGGAGCTGCGGGAGGCTGCCCGTCGGTGGGCCCTGTGGCAGAACGGGCTGTCGGGCCGGACCGCGCGGCACTTCGTGGACGAGTTGGAAGCGAGGCTGAGAGCATGA
- a CDS encoding TetR/AcrR family transcriptional regulator yields the protein MLQSQNRAEPSSQRRPAGARERGELTRDRLLEAAEEVFAEQGFFRASIAEITRRAGVAQGTFYLYFPAKEEIFRELVRKMSHDLRRTLQEAVAPIIDRRDAERVGLETFLKFVLERRNLYTVMRECEFVDPELHRWYYRRLAEGYVRGLRQAMARGQVRQLDPEALAYFLMGAAQMIGMRWTFWENTLPPREVIETVVSVILHGIDPAGLPREPRATPGTSEGHSPGAPDADPPAAPGADAPGPEPEAGPRA from the coding sequence GTGCTGCAGTCGCAAAACCGAGCCGAACCATCGTCTCAGCGCCGGCCCGCGGGCGCGCGGGAACGGGGCGAGCTCACCCGGGACCGGCTGCTGGAGGCCGCCGAGGAGGTGTTCGCGGAGCAGGGGTTCTTCCGCGCTTCCATCGCCGAGATCACCCGTCGGGCGGGCGTGGCCCAGGGCACCTTCTACCTCTACTTCCCGGCGAAGGAGGAGATCTTCCGCGAGCTGGTGCGGAAGATGAGCCACGACCTGCGCCGGACCCTGCAGGAGGCGGTGGCCCCCATCATCGACCGGCGGGACGCCGAGCGGGTGGGCCTGGAGACCTTCCTGAAGTTCGTCCTGGAGCGGCGGAACCTGTACACCGTCATGCGGGAGTGCGAGTTCGTCGACCCGGAGCTGCACCGCTGGTACTACCGGCGGCTGGCCGAGGGCTACGTGCGGGGGCTGCGGCAGGCCATGGCCCGGGGCCAGGTGCGGCAGCTGGACCCCGAGGCCCTGGCCTACTTCCTCATGGGCGCGGCCCAGATGATCGGCATGCGCTGGACCTTCTGGGAGAACACCCTGCCGCCGCGCGAGGTCATCGAGACCGTCGTCTCCGTCATCCTGCACGGCATCGACCCGGCAGGCCTTCCCCGGGAGCCCCGTGCGACGCCCGGGACATCGGAGGGCCACTCCCCCGGTGCGCCGGATGCCGACCCGCCCGCCGCCCCGGGTGCAGACGCCCCCGGGCCTGAGCCGGAGGCCGGGCCCCGGGCCTAG
- a CDS encoding o-succinylbenzoate--CoA ligase translates to MYEISYWVEAQAWMRPDKVALVGSRELWTYRDLHDRVVRLSRAFRNRLGLEPGGRIAIYSGNCLEYLLVLLAASRAGLVLVPLNWRLTPGELEYQLRDSGTRRILCSAEYAAAAAELTGRIGLEPPVRITPAAEPDSLPDLAGLLDAEPSGLEPPGERDPQPWDRPLLICYTSGTTGRPKGAVLNSVNMFFNAINNLLTIDLRADDVCITLLPLFHIGGINLFTLPALFAGGRVVVPDRFDPDQAVRLIQEEKVTVVFGVPTVHQRLLEAIDRLKPDLSHVRMFYSGGAPCPVPLIRAFQERGYRFGQGYGLTETAPTVFMLLEDDFARKPGSIGRPAPFNRVRVIDPATGQPVPPGGVGEITVRGPNVFTAYWQNEKATAEAIRNGWFHTGDLARIDEEGFVTIAGRLKEMIISGGENIYPVEVEQAIQTHPAVVEAAVFGVPHPEWGEVPHAAVLLEPGASVTEEELRAHCLARLGKYKIPRRFFILDELPRNAAGKVVKSRLAEITRDM, encoded by the coding sequence GTGTACGAGATCAGCTACTGGGTCGAGGCGCAGGCGTGGATGCGCCCCGACAAGGTCGCCCTGGTGGGCAGCCGGGAGCTGTGGACCTACCGGGACCTGCACGACCGGGTCGTGCGCCTCAGCCGGGCCTTCCGGAACCGGCTGGGGCTGGAGCCCGGCGGCCGGATTGCCATCTACAGCGGCAACTGCCTGGAGTACCTCCTGGTGCTGCTGGCGGCGTCCCGGGCGGGGCTCGTCCTGGTCCCCCTCAACTGGCGGCTGACGCCGGGCGAACTGGAGTATCAACTGCGGGACAGCGGCACCAGGCGGATCCTGTGCAGCGCGGAGTACGCGGCCGCGGCCGCCGAGCTGACCGGCCGCATCGGCCTGGAGCCGCCCGTGCGGATCACGCCCGCGGCCGAGCCGGACTCGCTGCCGGACCTGGCCGGGCTGCTGGACGCCGAACCGAGCGGGCTGGAGCCGCCGGGCGAGCGGGACCCCCAGCCCTGGGACCGGCCGCTCCTGATCTGCTACACCTCCGGCACCACCGGCCGGCCCAAGGGCGCGGTGCTGAACTCCGTCAACATGTTCTTCAACGCCATCAACAACCTGCTGACCATCGACCTGCGGGCGGATGACGTCTGCATCACCCTGTTGCCCCTGTTCCACATCGGCGGGATCAACCTCTTCACCCTGCCGGCGCTCTTCGCGGGCGGCCGGGTGGTGGTACCCGACCGGTTCGACCCGGATCAGGCCGTACGGCTGATTCAGGAGGAGAAGGTGACCGTGGTCTTCGGCGTGCCCACCGTACACCAGCGGCTGCTGGAGGCCATCGACCGGCTGAAGCCCGACCTCTCCCACGTCCGGATGTTCTACAGCGGCGGCGCCCCGTGCCCCGTTCCGCTGATCCGGGCCTTCCAGGAGCGGGGCTACCGGTTCGGCCAGGGCTACGGGCTTACGGAGACCGCACCCACCGTCTTCATGCTGCTGGAGGACGACTTCGCCCGGAAGCCCGGCAGCATCGGGCGGCCGGCGCCGTTCAACCGGGTGCGGGTCATCGACCCGGCCACCGGGCAGCCCGTGCCGCCGGGCGGCGTGGGCGAGATCACGGTCCGGGGGCCCAACGTCTTCACCGCCTACTGGCAGAACGAAAAGGCCACGGCCGAAGCCATCCGGAACGGCTGGTTCCACACCGGGGACCTCGCCCGGATCGACGAGGAGGGCTTCGTCACCATCGCCGGACGGCTGAAGGAGATGATCATCTCCGGCGGCGAGAACATCTACCCGGTCGAGGTGGAACAGGCGATCCAGACCCATCCGGCCGTGGTGGAGGCGGCCGTCTTCGGCGTGCCGCACCCGGAGTGGGGCGAGGTGCCCCATGCGGCCGTTCTGCTGGAGCCCGGCGCGTCGGTCACCGAGGAGGAGCTCAGGGCCCACTGCCTCGCCCGGCTCGGCAAGTACAAGATCCCCAGGCGGTTCTTCATCCTGGATGAACTGCCCCGCAACGCGGCGGGCAAGGTGGTCAAGAGCCGCCTGGCCGAGATCACCCGCGACATGTGA
- a CDS encoding 3-oxoacyl-ACP synthase, with translation MDRQTTASAGPPAVSLLGVSVYMPDRVEPAEAIAEQAGLPREVVEAKFGLKAKRRAAPDEHVSDMAVRAARPLLDLVDPAAIDAVIYFGSPHKDYYVWMAAPKIQHELGLSSATAFEVAAVSAGCPIALNVARSLLIANPALRNVLLVGASRESYLIDYGNVRSRFMFNFGDGAAAALVGRGPGKARVLATAAVTDGSFHDFVRVPAGGSRHPASHETVAGRMHCFDVTDPAAMKERLDPVSAQRFIGVARAAAEQSGFRPEEIRFVGMLHTKRSLFDQVMAALGIPPERQVYLDEYGHMSAIDPLVALYEAERRALLAPGDLAVLLSAGTGYTWAATAIRWGP, from the coding sequence GTGGACAGACAGACCACAGCTTCCGCCGGGCCGCCGGCGGTGAGCCTGCTGGGCGTCAGCGTCTACATGCCCGACCGGGTGGAACCGGCGGAGGCCATCGCCGAGCAGGCGGGGCTGCCCCGGGAGGTCGTCGAGGCCAAGTTCGGCCTGAAGGCCAAGCGGCGGGCCGCGCCCGACGAGCACGTCTCCGACATGGCCGTCAGGGCGGCGCGCCCCCTCCTGGACCTGGTGGACCCGGCGGCCATCGATGCCGTGATCTACTTCGGCAGCCCGCACAAGGACTACTACGTCTGGATGGCGGCGCCCAAGATCCAGCATGAGCTGGGGCTCTCCTCCGCCACCGCGTTCGAGGTGGCAGCCGTCAGCGCCGGCTGCCCCATCGCCCTCAACGTCGCCCGGTCGCTGCTCATCGCCAACCCCGCCCTGCGCAACGTCCTGCTGGTGGGGGCCAGCCGGGAGTCCTACCTGATCGACTACGGCAACGTCCGCTCCCGCTTCATGTTCAACTTCGGCGACGGCGCGGCGGCGGCGCTGGTCGGCCGGGGACCGGGCAAGGCCCGGGTGCTGGCCACCGCGGCCGTCACGGACGGTTCGTTCCACGATTTCGTGCGGGTGCCCGCGGGCGGCTCCCGCCACCCGGCCAGCCACGAGACCGTGGCCGGCCGCATGCACTGCTTCGACGTGACCGACCCCGCCGCCATGAAGGAGCGGCTGGATCCGGTGTCGGCGCAGCGGTTCATCGGGGTCGCGCGGGCCGCCGCCGAGCAGAGCGGCTTCCGACCCGAGGAGATCCGCTTCGTCGGCATGCTGCACACCAAGCGCTCCCTCTTCGACCAGGTGATGGCCGCCCTCGGCATCCCGCCCGAGCGGCAGGTCTATCTGGACGAGTACGGCCACATGTCGGCCATCGACCCGCTGGTCGCCCTCTACGAGGCCGAACGAAGGGCGCTGCTCGCCCCGGGCGACCTGGCGGTGCTCCTGAGCGCTGGAACCGGCTACACCTGGGCGGCCACCGCCATCCGGTGGGGCCCGTAG
- a CDS encoding substrate-binding domain-containing protein — protein MRKSRFALGALALVLALLVSACGSTGSSGNGGGGGPGPTSAAGSEGGSGSGQGVGSDGSGGSGGGAQPPAEPIKIGVITSVTGPLAGYADQEIKGLRLGLEYATGGTMEVLGRPIEVIVEDDTGSPDVGKQKAIKLLEQDGVHILQGSASTPVALAVAEQAKLYEVIYMIDPAAGDQLTTTDFNPYIFRTGGNTTQDALTGGKATVENLGRTIVHLAPDNAFGTSSQDAWNPIFEQYGGTVIRNINAPLDAKDFATYLQQVIELNPEVLMVTWSGGNALKLFQQIGELGLFDRMKVTTSIGDRASLIGMGDAAVGMNGVIRYFYTLPDNPVNDWLVREHIARHGEPPDLFTAGGMAAGIAIVEGIKKAGSTDARDLIPALEGMSFEGPKGTYTFRPEDHQALQPMYFVELVKDPDHDYPIPKLIAELSPEETAPPVNVPGR, from the coding sequence ATGCGCAAGTCCCGGTTTGCCCTGGGAGCGCTGGCCCTCGTCCTCGCGCTCCTGGTATCGGCCTGCGGCTCGACCGGCTCCTCGGGAAACGGCGGCGGGGGCGGTCCTGGCCCGACCAGCGCCGCCGGCTCCGAAGGCGGCTCCGGCAGTGGCCAGGGCGTCGGTTCGGACGGCAGCGGCGGCTCCGGCGGCGGGGCGCAGCCGCCGGCCGAGCCCATCAAGATCGGCGTGATCACCTCGGTCACCGGGCCCCTCGCCGGGTACGCCGACCAGGAGATCAAGGGGCTGAGGCTGGGCCTCGAGTACGCGACCGGCGGGACCATGGAGGTGCTCGGCCGGCCCATCGAGGTCATCGTGGAGGACGACACCGGCAGTCCCGACGTCGGCAAGCAGAAGGCCATCAAGCTGCTGGAGCAGGATGGCGTGCACATCCTGCAGGGGTCCGCCTCCACCCCGGTGGCCCTGGCCGTCGCCGAGCAGGCCAAGCTCTACGAGGTCATCTACATGATCGACCCGGCCGCCGGCGACCAGCTGACCACCACCGACTTCAACCCGTACATCTTCCGCACCGGCGGCAACACCACCCAGGACGCCCTGACCGGCGGCAAGGCCACGGTGGAGAACCTGGGCAGGACCATCGTCCACCTGGCGCCGGACAACGCCTTCGGCACCTCCTCCCAGGACGCCTGGAACCCCATCTTCGAGCAGTACGGCGGCACCGTGATCCGCAACATCAACGCCCCGCTGGATGCCAAGGACTTCGCCACCTACCTGCAGCAGGTGATCGAGCTGAACCCGGAGGTGCTCATGGTCACCTGGTCCGGCGGCAACGCCCTGAAGCTCTTCCAGCAGATCGGCGAGCTGGGGCTCTTCGACCGGATGAAGGTCACCACCAGCATCGGCGACCGGGCGAGCCTGATCGGCATGGGCGACGCGGCCGTGGGCATGAACGGCGTCATCCGCTACTTCTATACCCTGCCTGACAACCCCGTCAACGACTGGCTGGTGCGGGAGCACATCGCCCGCCACGGCGAGCCGCCCGATCTCTTCACCGCCGGCGGAATGGCCGCGGGGATCGCCATCGTCGAGGGCATCAAGAAGGCCGGCTCCACCGATGCCAGGGACCTGATCCCGGCCCTGGAGGGCATGAGCTTCGAGGGGCCCAAGGGCACCTACACCTTCCGGCCCGAGGACCACCAGGCCCTGCAGCCCATGTACTTCGTCGAGCTGGTGAAGGACCCGGACCACGACTATCCCATCCCGAAGCTGATCGCCGAGCTCAGCCCGGAAGAGACGGCGCCTCCCGTCAACGTGCCGGGGCGGTAG
- a CDS encoding ABC transporter ATP-binding protein: MEPEIILETVDVAKSFGGLAANAGISIKVPARTLRTVIGPNGAGKTTLFNLISGIYKPTAGRILFRGEDITGLPPHRIARKGIGRSFQITNLFPELTVLENVRLAAQARGRHSWHLWRSAEALREYAEKAEEALRTVGLLHRARALARELAHGEKRKLEIAILLATDPVVMLLDEPTAGMSREEVPGIIEVIERIKAQRSRTILMVEHKMDIVLGISDAITVLAQGEVIAEGTPAEIVANEAVQAAYLGTTHGYTLAGSRGRQGADPGREAPDIPAAQARS; encoded by the coding sequence GTGGAGCCTGAGATCATCCTGGAGACCGTGGACGTGGCGAAGTCCTTCGGCGGGCTCGCCGCCAATGCGGGGATCTCCATCAAGGTGCCGGCCCGGACCCTGCGCACGGTGATCGGACCCAACGGGGCGGGCAAGACCACCCTGTTCAACCTGATCAGCGGCATCTACAAGCCCACCGCGGGGCGGATCCTGTTCCGGGGGGAGGACATCACGGGCCTCCCCCCGCACCGGATCGCCCGCAAGGGCATCGGCCGGTCGTTTCAGATCACCAACCTCTTCCCCGAACTGACGGTGCTGGAAAACGTCCGGCTGGCCGCCCAGGCCCGCGGGCGGCACAGCTGGCACCTGTGGCGCTCCGCCGAGGCGCTGCGCGAGTACGCGGAGAAGGCCGAGGAGGCGCTGCGAACGGTGGGGCTTCTGCACCGCGCCCGGGCCCTTGCCCGCGAACTCGCCCACGGCGAAAAGCGGAAGCTGGAGATCGCCATCCTCCTGGCCACCGATCCCGTGGTGATGCTGCTGGACGAACCCACGGCCGGCATGAGCCGGGAAGAAGTGCCGGGCATCATCGAGGTCATCGAGCGGATCAAGGCGCAGCGGAGCCGCACGATCCTCATGGTGGAGCACAAGATGGACATCGTGCTGGGCATCTCCGACGCCATCACGGTCCTGGCGCAGGGGGAGGTCATCGCCGAGGGCACCCCCGCCGAAATCGTCGCCAACGAGGCGGTGCAGGCAGCCTACCTGGGGACCACCCACGGATACACCCTGGCAGGCTCCCGGGGTCGGCAGGGCGCCGACCCCGGACGGGAGGCGCCGGACATTCCCGCCGCGCAGGCCAGGTCATGA
- a CDS encoding ABC transporter ATP-binding protein: protein MSLLELEGVETYIGEYHILQGVSFAVRPGAITVLLGRNGAGKTTTLRTIMGLNPARRGRIRYKGKDITRLPPHEVARLGIGYVPEDRGLFGSLTVAENLRVAVRGGDLDRQVRRRGPGAATGRLAEVLELFPDLKRAWNRPAGTLSGGQQQMLAIGRVLLSDNDLLLIDEPSKGLAPVVVEHLGEALRKIAARTTVLLVEQNFGLAQAVAEHCVVIDDGRTVHQGSMADLLDDPVLRQRYLGVA from the coding sequence GTGTCGCTCCTGGAACTGGAAGGCGTCGAGACGTACATCGGCGAGTACCACATCCTGCAGGGCGTCTCCTTCGCGGTGAGGCCCGGCGCCATCACCGTGCTGCTCGGGCGCAACGGCGCCGGCAAGACGACCACCCTGCGCACCATCATGGGGCTCAATCCCGCCCGCCGCGGGCGCATCCGGTACAAGGGGAAGGACATCACCAGGCTGCCGCCCCACGAGGTGGCCCGCCTGGGGATCGGCTACGTGCCGGAGGACCGGGGGCTGTTCGGCAGCCTCACCGTGGCCGAGAACCTGCGGGTGGCCGTGCGGGGCGGCGACCTGGACCGGCAGGTCCGCCGCCGCGGTCCCGGGGCAGCCACCGGCCGCCTGGCCGAGGTGCTGGAGCTGTTCCCGGACCTGAAGCGGGCCTGGAACCGACCCGCGGGCACGTTGTCGGGCGGGCAGCAGCAGATGCTCGCCATCGGCCGGGTACTGCTGAGCGACAACGACCTGCTGCTCATCGACGAGCCCAGCAAGGGGTTGGCGCCGGTGGTCGTCGAGCACCTGGGCGAGGCGCTGCGCAAGATCGCCGCCCGGACCACGGTGCTCCTGGTCGAGCAGAACTTCGGCCTGGCTCAGGCGGTGGCCGAGCACTGCGTGGTGATCGACGACGGCCGCACGGTACACCAGGGGTCCATGGCCGACCTGCTGGACGACCCGGTGCTGCGGCAGCGCTACCTGGGGGTGGCATGA
- a CDS encoding branched-chain amino acid ABC transporter permease: MGLIAWLTLQGLTVGMLWFLIASGLSLIFGLMNVLNFAHGGLYMLGTYGALTLYRATGSFPLALVGGALLGALLGAAIELLAIRPLYGRQLFQVLMTLGVMLIFDEAVEAIWGPHPLPFQTPALLSGTLQVFDRPFPVYRLFIIAVGLLVYLAVHLFLTRTRLGVIVRAGVENREMVQTLGVDIRKVFTGVFALGGTLAALGGAVAGPFEGAHPTLAAENLLPAFIVVVVGGLGSFTGSLLAAILVGLLQAFVGFYAPQLALAVNIALMAVVLVLRPQGLLGEQRG; this comes from the coding sequence ATGGGTCTGATCGCGTGGCTCACGCTCCAGGGGCTGACCGTCGGGATGCTCTGGTTCCTGATCGCCTCGGGGCTCAGCCTCATCTTCGGCCTCATGAACGTCCTCAACTTCGCCCACGGCGGGCTCTACATGCTGGGCACCTACGGGGCCCTCACCCTCTACCGGGCCACCGGCAGCTTCCCCCTGGCCCTGGTGGGCGGCGCGCTCCTGGGAGCGCTGCTCGGGGCCGCCATCGAGCTGCTGGCAATCCGCCCGCTCTACGGCCGGCAGCTCTTCCAGGTGCTCATGACCCTGGGCGTGATGCTCATCTTCGACGAGGCGGTGGAGGCGATCTGGGGGCCCCACCCGCTGCCCTTCCAGACGCCGGCCCTGCTCTCGGGCACGCTGCAGGTCTTTGACCGGCCGTTCCCCGTCTACCGGCTGTTCATCATCGCCGTGGGTCTGCTTGTCTACCTCGCGGTCCACCTGTTCCTCACCCGCACCCGGCTTGGCGTCATCGTCCGGGCGGGGGTGGAGAACCGGGAGATGGTCCAGACCCTGGGCGTGGACATCCGGAAGGTCTTCACCGGAGTCTTCGCCCTGGGCGGTACGCTGGCGGCCCTGGGCGGCGCCGTGGCCGGTCCTTTCGAGGGGGCGCATCCGACGCTGGCGGCGGAGAACCTGCTGCCCGCCTTCATCGTGGTGGTCGTGGGCGGGCTGGGCAGCTTCACCGGCTCGCTGCTGGCGGCGATCCTCGTCGGGCTGCTGCAGGCCTTCGTGGGGTTCTACGCGCCCCAGCTCGCGCTGGCGGTCAACATCGCCCTGATGGCCGTGGTGCTGGTGCTCCGGCCCCAGGGCCTGCTGGGCGAGCAGAGGGGGTGA